Proteins encoded within one genomic window of Tamandua tetradactyla isolate mTamTet1 chromosome 11, mTamTet1.pri, whole genome shotgun sequence:
- the CELSR2 gene encoding cadherin EGF LAG seven-pass G-type receptor 2 isoform X3: MPGLAARATLPTPLPPLLLLLLLPPLLGDQVGPCRSLGPGGRGSSGACAPVGWLCPASASNLWLYTSRCRPTGTELIGHLVPHHDGLRIWCPESGTHIPLPPAPEGCPWSCHLVGIGGHISPQGTLTLTHEHPCLKAPRLRCQSCKLEQASRRGAGERSAEESMGGRRKRNVNTAPQFQPPSYQATVPENQPAGTPVASLRAIDPDEGEAGRLEYTMDALFDSRSNHFFSLDPTTGAVTTAEELDRETKSTHVFRVTAQDHGLPRRSALATLTILVTDTNDHDPVFEQQEYKESLRENLEVGYEVLTVRATDGDAPPNANIVYRLLEGPRGSPSEVFEIDPRSGVIRTRGPVDREEVESYQLTVEASDQGRDPGPRSATAAVFLSVEDDNDNAPQFSEKRYVVQVREDVTPGAPVLRVTASDRDKGSNALVHYSIMSGNARGQFYLDAQTGALDVVSPLDYETTKEYTLRVRAQDGGRPPLSNVSGLVTVQVLDINDNAPIFVSTPFQATVLESVPLGYLVLHVQAIDADAGDNARLEYRLAGVGHGFPFTINNSTGWVSVAAELDREEVDFYSFGVEARDHGTPALSASASVSVTILDVNDNNPTFTQPEYAVRLNEDAAVGTSVVTVSAVDRDAHSVITYQITSGNTRNRFSITSQSGGGLISLALPLDYKLERQYVLAVTASDGTRQDTAQVVVNVTDANTHRPVFQSSHYTVNVNEDRPAGTTVALISATDEDTGENARITYFMEDSIPQFRIDADTGAVTTQAELDYEDQVSYTLAITARDNGIPQKSDTTYLEILVSDVNDNAPQFLRDAYQGSVYEDVPPFTSVLQISATDRDSGLNGRVFYTFQGGDDGDGDFIVESTSGIVRTLRRLDRENVAQYALRAYAVDKGMPPARTPMEVTVTVLDVNDNPPVFEQDEFDVFVEENSPIGLAVARVTATDPDEGTNAQIMYQIVEGNIPEVFQLDIFSGELTALVDLDYEDRPEYVLVIQATSAPLVSRATVHVRLLDRNDNPPVLGNFEILFNNYVTNRSSSFPGGAIGRVPAHDPDVSDSLTYSFERGNELSLVLLNASTGELRLSRALDNNRPLEAIMSVLVSDGVHSVTAQCALRVTIITDEMLTHSITLRLEDMSPERFLSPLLGLFIQAVAATLATPPDHVVVFNVQRDTDAPGGRILNVSLSVGQPAGPGGGPPFLPSEDLQERLYLNRSLLTAISAQRVLPFDDNICLREPCENYMRCVSVLRFDSSAPFIASSSVLFRPIHPVGGLRCRCPPGFTGDYCETEVDLCYSRPCGLHGRCRSREGGYTCLCRDGYTGEHCEVSARSGRCTPGVCKNGGTCVNLLVGGFKCDCLSGDFEKPYCQVTTRSFPARSFITFRGLRQRFHFTLALSFATKERDGLLLYNGRFNERHDFVALEVIQEQIQLTFSAGESTTTVSPFVPGGVSDGQWHTVQLKYYNKPLLGQTGLPQGPSEQKVAVVTVDGCDTGVALRFGAVLGNYSCAAQGTQGGSKKSLDLTGPLLLGGVPDLPESFPVRTRHFVGCMRNLQVDSRHVDMADFIANNGTLRGCPAKRNVCDSSTCHNGGTCVNQWNAFSCECPLGFGGKSCAQEMANPQRFLGSSLVAWHGLSLPISQPWHLSLMFRTRQADGILLQAVTRGRSTITLQLREGHVVLSLEGTGLQASSLRLEPGRANDGDWHHAQLALGASGGPGHAILSFDYGQQQAEGNLGPRLHGLHLSNITVGGVPGPAGGVARGFRGCLQGVRVSETPEGGSSLDPSRGESINVEPGCSLPDPCDSNPCPANSYCSDDWDSYSCSCDPGYYGDNCTNVCDLNPCEHQSVCTRKPSAPHGYTCECPPNYLGPYCETRIDQPCPRGWWGHPMCGPCNCDVSKGFDPDCNKTSGECHCKENHYRPPGSPTCLLCDCYPTGSLSRVCDPEDGQCPCKPGVIGRQCDRCDNPFAEVTTNGCEVNYDSCPRAIEAGIWWPRTRFGLPAAAPCPRGSFGTAVRHCDEHRGWLPPNLFNCTSVTFSELKGFAERLQRNESGLDSGRSQRLALLLRNATQHTAGYFGSDVKVAYQLATRLLAHESAQRGFGLSATQDVHFTENLLRVGSALLDAANKRHWELIQQTEGGTAWLLQHYEAYASALAQNMRHTYLSPFTIITPNIVISVVRLDKGSFAGAKLPRYEALRGERPPDLETTVILPESVFREAPPALRPAGPGDAQEPEELARRQRRHPELSQGEAVASVIIYRTLAGLLPHNYDPDKRSLRVPKRPVINTPVVSISVHDDEELLPRALDKPVTVQFRLLETEERTKPICVFWNHSILVSGTGGWSARGCEVVFRNESHVSCQCNHMTSFAVLMDVSRRENGEILPLRTLTYVALGVTLATLLLTFLFLTALRALRSNQHGIRRNLTAALGLAQLVFLLGINQADLPFACTVIAILLHFLYLCTFSWALLEALHLYRALTEVRDVNAGPMRFYYMLGWGVPAFITGLAVGLDPEGYGNPDFCWLSIYDTLIWSFAGPVAFSVSMSVFLYILAARASCAAQRQGFEKKGPVSGLQPSFAVLLLLSAAWLLALLSVNSDTLLFHYLFAACNCIQGPFIFLSYVVLSKEVRRALKLACSRKPSPDPALTTKSTLTSSYNCPSPYADGRLYQPYGDSAGSLHSASRSGKSQPSYIPFLLREESTLSPGQGPPGLGDPGGLFLEGQEPQHGPDSDSDSDLSLEDDQSGSYASTHSSDSEEEEEAAFPGEPGWDSLLGPGAERLPLHSTPKDGVPGSGKAPWPGDFGAIAKETGGSGAPEERPWENGDALSREGSLGPLPGPLAQPHKGILKKKCLPTISEKSSLLRLPLEQGTGSSRGSSASEGSRGGPPPRPPPRQSLQEQLNGVMPIAMSIKAGTVDEDSSGSEG, from the exons ATGCCGGGCCTGGCTGCCCGCGCCACCCTCCCAACACCACTGCCGCCGCTTCTGCTACTACTGCTGCTGCCGCCGCTACTGGGAGACCAAGTGGGGCCCTGTCGTTCCCTGGGGCCCGGGGGACGCGGCTCCTCTGGGGCCTGTGCCCCCGTGGGCTGGCTCTGTCCAGCCTCAGCCTCCAACCTCTGGCTGTACACCAGCCGCTGTAGGCCCACGGGGACCGAGCTTATTGGCCACCTGGTGCCCCATCACGATGGCCTGAGAATCTGGTGTCCAGAGTCCGGGACTCACATCCCCCTGCCGCCAGCCCCTGAAGGCTGCCCCTGGAGCTGCCATCTCGTAGGCATTGGAGGCCACATCTCCCCACAGGGCACGCTCACCCTGACCCACGAGCACCCTTGCTTAAAGGCCCCACGGCTGAGATGCCAATCCTGCAAGCTGGAGCAGGCCTCCCGGCGCGGAGCAGGAGAAAGGTCAGCAGAAGAGTCCATGGGTGGGCGTCGGAAAAGGAATGTGAATACAGCCCCGCAGTTCCAGCCCCCCAGCTACCAGGCCACGGTGCCTGAGAACCAGCCGGCAGGAACCCCCGTGGCTTCCCTGCGGGCCATAGACCCAGACGAAGGAGAAGCAGGACGGCTTGAGTACACCATGGATGCCCTCTTCGACAGCCGCTCCAACCACTTCTTCTCCCTGGACCCAACGACTGGTGCTGTCACCACAGCGGAGGAGCTGGATCGCGAGACCAAGAGTACTCACGTCTTCAGGGTCACGGCACAGGATCACGGGCTGCCCCGTCGCAGTGCCCTGGCCACGCTCACTATCCTGGTGACCGACACCAATGATCACGACCCTGTTTTTGAGCAGCAGGAGTACAAGGAGAGCCTCAGGGAGAACCTGGAGGTTGGCTACGAGGTCCTCACCGTCAGGGCCACCGATGGCGACGCCCCTCCCAACGCCAATATCGTGTACCGCCTGCTGGAGGGGCCCAGGGGCAGCCCCTCTGAGGTCTTTGAGATTGACCCTCGCTCTGGCGTGATCCGAACCCGCGGCCCGGTGGATCGGGAAGAGGTGGAATCCTACCAGCTGACGGTGGAGGCAAGTGACCAGGGTCGGGACCCGGGTCCGCGGAGCGCCACGGCCGCTGTTTTCCTGTCTGTGGAGGATGACAATGACAATGCCCCCCAGTTCAGTGAGAAGCGCTACGTGGTCCAGGTGCGGGAGGACGTGACCCCCGGGGCCCCGGTGCTTCGGGTCACGGCCTCAGACCGAGACAAGGGCAGCAACGCCCTGGTGCACTACAGCATTATGAGTGGCAATGCGCGGGGCCAGTTTTACCTGGATGCCCAGACGGGGGCTCTGGATGTGGTGAGCCCCCTTGACTACGAGACCACAAAGGAGTACACGCTGCGGGTGCGGGCACAGGATGGCGGCCGGCCCCCCCTCTCCAACGTCTCCGGCCTGGTGACGGTGCAGGTCCTGGATATCAATGACAACGCCCCCATCTTCGTCAGCACCCCTTTCCAGGCTACCGTCCTGGAGAGTGTCCCTTTAGGCTACCTGGTCCTGCACGTCCAGGCCATCGATGCCGACGCCGGCGACAACGCCCGCCTGGAATACCGCCTCGCTGGGGTCGGGCACGGCTTTCCCTTCACCATCAACAACAGCACAGGCTGGGTCTCCGTGGCTGCTGAGCTGGATCGGGAGGAGGTCGATTTTTACAGCTTCGGGGTAGAGGCCCGAGATCACGGCACCCCGGCGCTCAGCGCCTCGGCCAGTGTCAGCGTAACCATCCTGGATGTCAATGACAACAACCCGACCTTCACCCAACCAGAGTATGCAGTGCGCCTGAACGAGGACGCAGCCGTGGGCACCAGCGTGGTGACGGTGTCAGCCGTGGACCGCGATGCCCACAGCGTCATCACCTACCAGATCACCAGCGGCAACACCCGCAACCGCTTCTCCATCACCAGCCAGAGCGGTGGGGGGCTGATCTCCCTCGCCCTGCCGCTGGACTACAAGCTGGAGCGGCAGTATGTCCTGGCTGTCACTGCCTCCGACGGCACCCGGCAGGACACGGCACAGGTCGTGGTAAACGTCACCGACGCCAACACCCACCGCCCCGTCTTTCAGAGCTCCCACTACACGGTGAACGTTAACGAGGACCGGCCCGCGGGCACCACGGTGGCCCTGATCAGCGCCACGGACGAGGACACAGGTGAGAACGCCCGCATCACCTACTTCATGGAGGACAGCATCCCCCAGTTCCGCATTGACGCGGACACGGGGGCTGTCACCACCCAGGCCGAGCTGGACTACGAGGACCAGGTGTCGTACACCCTAGCCATCACCGCGCGGGACAATGGCATCCCCCAGAAGTCGGATACCACCTACCTGGAGATCCTGGTGAGTGACGTGAATGACAACGCCCCTCAGTTCCTGCGGGATGCCTACCAGGGCAGCGTCTACGAGGACGTGCCCCCCTTCACCAGCGTCCTGCAGATCTCAGCCACTGACCGCGACTCCGGCCTCAACGGCCGGGTCTTCTATACTTTCCAAGGGGGCGACGACGGAGACGGCGACTTTATCGTGGAGTCCACGTCGGGCATTGTGCGGACGCTGCGGAGGCTGGACCGTGAGAACGTGGCCCAGTACGCCTTGCGGGCGTATGCGGTGGACAAGGGGATGCCCCCCGCCCGCACGCCCATGGAAGTGACGGTCACCGTGTTGGACGTGAATGACAATCCGCCTGTTTTCGAGCAGGACGAGTTTGACGTGTTTGTGGAAGAGAACAGCCCCATCGGGCTGGCCGTGGCCCGAGTCACGGCCACGGACCCCGACGAAGGCACCAACGCCCAGATCATGTACCAGATTGTGGAGGGCAACATCCCCGAGGTCTTCCAGCTGGACATCTTCTCCGGGGAGCTGACCGCCCTGGTGGACTTAGACTACGAGGACCGGCCCGAGTACGTCCTGGTCATCCAGGCCACGTCTGCTCCCCTGGTGAGCCGGGCTACTGTCCACGTCCGCCTGCTTGACCGCAACGACAACCCACCGGTGCTGGGCAACTTTGAGATCCTTTTCAACAACTATGTCACCAACCGCTCgagcagcttccctgggggtgccATCGGCCGCGTGCCCGCCCATGACCCCGACGTCTCGGACAGCCTGACCTACAGCTTTGAGCGGGGAAATGAACTCAGCCTGGTCCTGCTCAATGCCTCCACGGGGGAGCTGAGGCTCAGCCGGGCCCTGGACAACAACCGGCCTCTGGAGGCCATCATGAGCGTGCTGGTGTCAG ACGGCGTGCACAGCGTGACGGCCCAGTGCGCGCTGCGCGTCACCATCATCACCGACGAGATGCTCACGCACAGCATCACACTGCGCCTGGAAGACATGTCCCCTGAGCGCTTCCTGTCACCGCTGCTGGGTCTCTTCATCCAGGCCGTGGCGGCCACGCTGGCCACACCCCCGGACCACGTGGTGGTCTTCAACGTGCAGCGCGACACCGACGCCCCCGGCGGCCGCATCCTCAACGTGAGCCTGTCGGTGGGCCAGCCGGCGGGGCCTGGGGGCGGGCCGCCTTTCCTGCCCTCTGAGGACCTGCAGGAGCGCCTCTACCTCAACCGCAGCCTGCTGACGGCCATCTCCGCGCAGCGCGTGCTGCCCTTCGACGACAACATCTGCCTGCGCGAGCCCTGCGAGAACTACATGCGCTGCGTGTCGGTGCTGCGCTTCGACTCGTCCGCGCCCTTCATCGCCTCCTCCTCTGTGCTCTTCCGGCCCATCCACCCCGTCGGGGGCCTGCGCTGCCGCTGCCCGCCCGGCTTCACCGGCGACTACTGCGAGACCGAGGTGGACCTCTGCTACTCGCGGCCCTGCGGCCTCCACGGGCGCTGTCGCAGCCGCGAGGGCGGCTACACCTGCCTCTGCCGCGACGGCTACACCG GTGAGCACTGTGAGGTGAGTGCCCGCTCAGGCCGTTGCACCCCGGGTGTCTGCAAGAACGGGGGCACCTGTGTTAACCTTCTGGTGGGTGGCTTCAAGTGCGACTGCCTGTCCGGAGACTTCGAGAAGCCCTACTGCCAGGTGACCACGCGCAGCTTCCCTGCCCGCTCCTTCATCACCTTCCGGGGCCTGCGCCAGCGCTTCCACTTCACCCTGGCCCTCTC GTTTGCTACGAAGGAGCGCGACGGGCTGCTGTTGTACAACGGGCGCTTCAACGAGAGGCATGACTTCGTGGCCCTTGAGGTGATTCAGGAGCAGATCCAGCTCACCTTCTCTGCAG GGGAGTCAACCACCACAGTGTCCCCATTCGTGCCCGGAGGCGTCAGTGATGGCCAGTGGCACACGGTGCAGCTGAAGTACTACAATAAG CCATTGTTGGGCCAGACGGGGCTCCCCCAGGGCCCATCGGAGCAGAAGGTGGCTGTGGTAACTGTGGATGGCTGTGACACAGGGGTGGCCCTGCGCTTCGGAGCTGTGCTGGGCAACTACTCCTGTGCTGCTCAGGGCACCCAGGGCGGCAGCAAGAA GTCTCTGGACCTGACGGGGCCGCTGCTGCTGGGTGGGGTGCCTGACCTGCCAGAGAGCTTCCCCGTCCGCACCCGCCACTTTGTGGGCTGCATGAGGAACCTCCAGGTGGACAGCCGGCACGTGGACATGGCCGACTTCATCGCCAACAACGGCACCCTGCGGG GCTGCCCGGCCAAGAGGAACGTGTGTGACAGCAGCACGTGCCACAACGGGGGCACCTGTGTGAACCAGTGGAATGCGTTCAGCTGCGAGTGCCCCCTGGGCTTCGGGGGCAAGAGCTGTGCCCAAG aAATGGCCAACCCTCAGCGCTTTCTGGGCAGCAGTCTGGTCGCCTGGCACGGCCTCTCACTGCCCATCTCCCAGCCCTGGCACCTCAGCCTCATGTTCCGCACGCGCCAGGCCGACGGCATCCTGCTGCAGGCTGTCACCAGGGGGCGCAGCACCATCACCCTGCAG CTGCGGGAGGGCCACGTGGTGCTGAGCTTGGAGGGCACAGGGCTCCAGGCCTCATCCCTCCGGCTGGAGCCAGGCCGGGCCAATGACGGTGACTGGCACCATGCACAGCTGGCACTGGGAGCCAGCGGGGGCCCTGGCCATGCCATCCTGTCCTTCGACTATGGGCAGCAGCAGGCAGAGGGCAACCTGGGCCCCCGGCTGCACGGGCTGCACCTCAGCAACATCACGGTGGGGGGCGTGCCCGGGCCAGCCGGCGGCGTGGCCCGAGGCTTCCGGGGCTGTCTGCAG GGTGTGCGGGTAAGTGAGACACCCGAGGGTGGTAGCAGTCTGGACCCCAGCCGCGGAGAAAGCATCAACGTGGAGCCAGGCTGCAGCTTGCCAGACCCCTGCGACTCAAACCCGTGTCCTGCCAACAGCTATTGCAGCGATGACTGGGACAGCTATTCCTGCAGCTGTGATCCAG GTTACTATGGCGACAACTGTACTAACGTGTGTGACCTGAACCCTTGTGAGCACCAGTCTGTGTGTACCCGTAAGCCCAGTGCCCCCCACGGCTATACCTGCGAGTGTCCCCCAAATTACCTTGGGCCATACTGTGAGACCAG GATTGACCAGCCTTGCCCCCGCGGCTGGTGGGGACACCCCATGTGCGGCCCATGCAACTGTGACGTCAGCAAAGGCTTTGACCCAGACTGCAACAAGACAAGTGGCGAGTGCCACTGCAAG GAGAACCACTACCGCCCCCCCGGCAGCCCCACCTGCCTCCTGTGCGACTGCTACCCCACAGGCTCTCTGTCCCGAGTCTGTGACCCTGAGGATGGCCAGTGTCCCTGCAAGCCGGGCGTCATTGGACGGCAGTGTGACCGCTGTGACAACCCTTTTGCTGAGGTCACCACCAATGGCTGTGAAG TGAACTACGACAGCTGCCCGCGGGCAATCGAGGCTGGCATCTGGTGGCCCCGTACCCGCTTTGGGCTGCCCGCTGCAGCCCCCTGTCCCAGAGGCTCCTTTG GGACTGCTGTGCGCCACTGCGACGAGCACAGGGGCTGGCTCCCCCCAAACCTCTTCAACTGCACTTCAGTCACCTTCTCAGAGCTGAAGGGCTTT GCTGAGCGGCTGCAGCGGAACGAGTCGGGCCTGGACTCGGGGCGCTCCCAGCGGCTGGCCTTGCTTCTGCGCAACGCCACGCAGCACACAGCCGGCTATTTTGGCAGCGACGTCAAGGTGGCCTACCAGCTGGCCACGCGGCTGCTGGCCCATGAGAGCGCCCAGCGGGGCTTCGGGCTGTCTGCCACGCAGGACGTACACTTCACCGAG AATCTGCTGCGCGTGGGCAGTGCCCTTCTGGACGCGGCCAACAAGCGGCACTGGGAGCTGATCCAGCAGACGGAGGGCGGCACTGCCTGGCTGCTGCAGCACTACGAGGCCTACGCCAGCGCCCTGGCCCAGAACATGCGGCACACCTACCTAAGCCCCTTCACCATCATCACACCCAACATCG TCATCTCGGTTGTGCGCTTAGACAAGGGGAGCTTCGCTGGGGCTAAGCTGCCCCGCTATGAGGCGCTGCGGGGAGAGCGGCCCCCGGACCTTGAGACAACGGTCATCCTGCCTGAGTCTGTCTTCAGAG AGGCGCCCCCCGCGCTCAGGCCTGCAGGCCCCGGAGACGCCCAGGAGCCGGAGGAGTTGGCGCGGCGGCAGCGGCGCCACCCGGAGCTGAGCCAGGGGGAGGCCGTGGCCAGTGTCATCATCTACCGCACCCTGGCTGGGCTGCTGCCCCATAACTATGACCCGGACAAGCGCAGCCTGCG AGTTCCCAAACGCCCGGTCATTAACACACCCGTGGTGAGCATCAGCGTCCATGACGACGAGGAGCTTCTGCCGCGCGCCCTGGACAAGCCGGTCACAGTACAGTTCCGGCTGCTGGAGACGGAGGAGCGGACCAAGCCCATCTGCGTCTTCTGGAACCATTCGATCCT GGTCAGCGGGACCGGCGGCTGGTCAGCCCGAGGCTGTGAGGTCGTCTTCCGCAACGAGAGCCATGTCAGCTGCCAGTGCAACCACATGACGAGCTTCGCCGTGCTCATGGACGTGTCCCGGCGGGAG AATGGGGAGATCCTGCCGCTGAGGACGCTGACGTACGTGGCCCTAGGAGTCACCTTGGCCACCCTGCTGCTCACCTTCCTGTTCCTCACGGCCCTGCGTGCCCTGCGTTCCAACCAGCATGGCATCCGACGGAACCTGACGGCCGCCCTGGGCCTGGCCCAGCTGGTCTTCCTCCTGGGCATCAACCAGGCCGACCTCCCT TTTGCTTGCACAGTCATTGCCATCCTGCTGCACTTCTTGTACCTCTGCACCTTTTCTTGGGCTCTGCTGGAGGCCTTGCACCTGTACCGGGCGCTCACTGAGGTGCGCGACGTCAACGCAGGCCCCATGCGCTTCTACTACATGCTGGGCTGGGGCGTGCCCGCCTTCATCACAG GTCTGGCTGTGGGCCTGGATCCTGAGGGCTACGGGAACCCTGACTTCTGCTGGCTCTCCATCTATGATACACTCATCTGGAGTTTCGCCGGCCCCGTGGCCTTCTCTGTCTCG ATGAGCGTCTTCCTGTACATCCTGGCGGCCCGGGCCTCCTGTGCAGCCCAGCGGCAAGGCTTTGAGAAGAAAGGCCCTGT CTCAGGTCTGCAGCCCTCCTTCGCTGTGCTCCTGCTGCTGAGTGCCGCCTGGCTGCTGGCACTGCTATCTGTCAACAGCGACACCCTCCTCTTCCACTACCTCTTTGCAGCCTGCAATTGCATCCAG GGCCCCTTCATCTTCCTCTCCTACGTGGTGCTTAGCAAGGAGGTCCGGAGAGCGCTCAAGCTTGCCTGCAGCCGCAAGCCCAGCCCCGACCCCGCTTTGACCACCAAGTCTACCTTGACCTCG TCCTACAACTGCCCCAGCCCCTATGCCGATGGGCGGCTGTACCAGCCCTACGGAGACTCTGCAGGCTCTCTGCACAGCGCCAGCCGCTCCGGCAAGAGTCAGCCCAGCTACATCCCCTTCTTGCTGAG GGAGGAGTCCACGCTGAGCCCTGGCCAAGGGCCCCCTGGCTTGGGGGACCCGGGCGGCCTGTTCTTGGAAGGTCAAGAGCCGCAGCATG GTCCTGACTCGGACTCTGACAGTGACCTGTCCCTGGAGGATGACCAGAGTGGTTCCTACGCCTCTACCCACTCTTCAGAcagcgaggaggaggaggaggcagcctTCCCCGGAGAGCCGGGCTGGGACAGCCTGTTGGGACCTGGGGCCGAGAGACTGCCCCTGCACAGTACCCCCAAGG ATGGGGTCCCAGGGTCTGGGAAGGCCCCCTGGCCAGGAGACTTTGGTGCCATAGCAAAGGAGACCGGTGGCAGCGGGGCCCCTGAGGAGCGGCCTTGGGAGAACGGAGATGCCCTCTCTCGGGAGGGGTCCCTGGGCCCCCTTCCAGGCCCTTTGGCCCAACCTCACAAAG GCATCCTCAAGAAGAAGTGTCTGCCCACCATCAGTGAGAAGAGCAGCCTGCTGCGGCTGCCCCTGGAGCAGGGCACTGGGTCTTCCCGGGGCTCCTCAGCCAGTGAGGGCAGCCGGGGCggaccccctccccgcccccctcccaGGCAGAGCCTCCAGGAGCAGCTGAACGGGGTCATGCCCATCGCCATGAGCATCAAGGCGGGCACGGTGGATGAGGACTCTTCAGGCTCCGA AGGATAG